One window from the genome of Myxococcales bacterium encodes:
- a CDS encoding MaoC family dehydratase N-terminal domain-containing protein, with translation MALNFDLIGKPSDPLTHKYAWKDCVLYALGVGATTAAELDFLFEMNGPKVLPTFAVVPSFSAMLSVCGRLGANMAMVVHGEQAINLLRPIPPSGSLETRAVVEGIFDKGKGALAVVRADTTDERGEPLFTNKFSIFIRGAGGFGGERGPDAGSGELPTRAPDFAVTETTSPDQAALYRLSGDYNPLHISPMFATQVGFARPILHGLCTYGIAGRAVLRHAAGGNVAKLTSFGARFAAPVFPGDTLTTEGWANGDGTFAVQVKNQDGKAVLSHSTATIAAA, from the coding sequence ATGGCGCTCAATTTTGATCTCATTGGCAAACCATCCGATCCGCTGACACATAAGTATGCGTGGAAGGATTGCGTGCTCTACGCGCTCGGGGTCGGCGCCACCACCGCCGCCGAGCTCGACTTTCTCTTTGAAATGAACGGCCCCAAGGTGCTGCCGACGTTTGCGGTGGTGCCGTCGTTTTCGGCGATGCTCTCGGTGTGTGGCCGCCTCGGCGCCAACATGGCGATGGTCGTGCACGGTGAGCAAGCGATCAATTTGCTGCGTCCCATTCCGCCGTCCGGATCGCTGGAGACCCGCGCGGTGGTCGAAGGCATTTTCGACAAGGGCAAGGGCGCGCTCGCGGTGGTGCGTGCTGACACCACGGATGAGCGGGGCGAGCCGCTATTTACCAACAAATTTTCGATCTTCATTCGTGGCGCCGGCGGGTTTGGCGGCGAACGCGGTCCCGATGCTGGCAGCGGCGAGCTGCCAACCCGTGCGCCCGACTTTGCCGTAACCGAGACGACGTCGCCTGACCAGGCGGCGCTGTATCGCCTCTCGGGCGACTACAATCCGCTGCACATCTCGCCCATGTTCGCGACCCAGGTCGGTTTCGCACGGCCGATCTTGCACGGGCTGTGCACGTACGGCATCGCGGGGCGCGCCGTCTTGCGCCACGCTGCGGGCGGCAACGTCGCCAAGCTAACCTCGTTTGGCGCGCGCTTTGCGGCGCCGGTGTTTCCCGGCGACACGCTAACCACCGAGGGCTGGGCAAATGGCGACGGCACGTTTGCGGTGCAAGTCAAAAACCAAGATGGTAAGGCCGTGCTCTCGCACAGCACCGCCACGATCGCGGCGGCGTAA
- a CDS encoding HAD family hydrolase encodes MIVFDFDGTLTDAEAEGAPFVRGYLEDIARLVGKSPDDAEVAARSEAVIADIVSRPSDHAFYWGGYAVAPASVDPYLRMALVADAIFDHYGAFKTASDREPLLRSVLYRYNYEKTRSVFRDGARPLLAGLRAQNVHVVTNSNTTHVCGKIAELDGGSGEVAWLTPRVVGDAGKFVVVPKADAMPEALTMPGLARPILLRRKSYFDVLSRLLAAANESFADLVVVGDIFELDLAMPLAMGARVILMANHATPPYEIAYVSAHARGQVVRSLPEVAAALRQLA; translated from the coding sequence GTGATTGTTTTCGATTTCGATGGCACCTTAACTGACGCCGAGGCGGAGGGCGCGCCGTTTGTGCGCGGCTATTTGGAAGATATCGCACGTTTGGTCGGCAAATCGCCCGATGACGCCGAGGTTGCGGCGCGCTCGGAGGCGGTGATCGCCGATATTGTCAGCCGACCGAGCGACCACGCGTTTTATTGGGGCGGCTATGCGGTGGCGCCCGCCTCGGTAGACCCCTATCTGCGCATGGCCCTGGTCGCCGATGCCATTTTTGATCACTACGGGGCCTTTAAGACCGCCAGCGATCGCGAGCCGCTCTTGCGCTCGGTCCTGTATCGCTACAACTACGAAAAAACGCGCTCGGTGTTTCGCGACGGCGCGCGGCCGCTCCTCGCCGGCCTGCGCGCGCAAAATGTGCATGTCGTCACCAACTCCAACACCACCCATGTCTGCGGCAAGATCGCCGAGCTCGACGGGGGCAGCGGCGAGGTCGCGTGGCTGACGCCGCGCGTGGTCGGCGATGCGGGAAAATTTGTCGTGGTACCGAAGGCGGATGCGATGCCCGAAGCGCTAACCATGCCAGGCCTGGCGCGCCCCATCTTGCTGCGACGCAAGTCGTATTTTGACGTGCTGTCGCGCTTGCTTGCGGCGGCGAACGAATCGTTTGCGGACCTCGTGGTGGTGGGCGACATTTTCGAGCTCGACCTCGCCATGCCACTGGCGATGGGCGCGCGGGTGATCCTGATGGCAAATCACGCGACGCCGCCCTACGAGATCGCCTACGTCAGCGCGCACGCCCGCGGGCAAGTGGTGCGCTCGCTGCCCGAGGTTGCGGCGGCGCTGCGGCAGCTCGCCTAA
- the scpB gene encoding SMC-Scp complex subunit ScpB produces MARNKRARKQTGQAEAPEAVADVTTEVVETANDDEAPVGDATLMAAAEPTAGDDASERGELAADGQLDQEAGDLAADAPDDAPLDLAADDDETDASALSDDDCKRLITALVFASDRPLPLPRIRQLLRMRDMKRVTRLVAELVASTQDDGIVLGEASSGFQFRTNPRFSGWVQHIIAGRPVRLSRAQLETLAIVAYRQPITRPEIDDIRGVDSGATLKILLERNLIKMLGKREEAGRPILYGTTREFLDFFSLGDLRDLPTLREFTELSPENQALLERQQPLAGDDLDPGTPAVEVLAQLPDFDDVDEGEVAMN; encoded by the coding sequence GTGGCCCGAAATAAGCGAGCGCGCAAGCAAACTGGCCAGGCAGAGGCCCCCGAGGCCGTTGCCGACGTAACGACCGAGGTGGTCGAAACGGCGAACGACGATGAAGCCCCCGTGGGCGACGCCACGCTTATGGCGGCCGCCGAACCGACCGCAGGCGACGACGCGTCTGAGCGTGGCGAATTGGCGGCGGATGGCCAGTTAGACCAAGAGGCAGGCGATTTGGCAGCCGATGCGCCCGACGATGCACCGCTCGACCTCGCCGCAGACGACGATGAAACCGATGCCTCGGCGCTCTCGGATGACGACTGCAAGCGCCTGATTACGGCGCTGGTATTTGCCTCGGACCGGCCGCTGCCGCTGCCGCGAATTCGCCAGCTTTTGCGGATGCGCGATATGAAACGCGTGACACGACTGGTCGCCGAGTTGGTGGCCAGCACACAGGACGATGGCATCGTTTTGGGCGAGGCGTCGTCGGGCTTTCAGTTCCGCACCAACCCGCGCTTTTCCGGTTGGGTGCAGCACATCATCGCGGGCCGCCCGGTGCGCCTGTCGCGCGCGCAGCTCGAAACGCTTGCCATCGTCGCGTATCGCCAGCCAATTACGCGGCCGGAGATCGATGACATCCGCGGCGTCGATTCAGGCGCCACCCTAAAGATTTTGCTCGAGCGCAATTTAATTAAGATGCTCGGCAAGCGCGAAGAAGCAGGGCGGCCCATCTTATATGGGACGACGCGAGAGTTCCTCGATTTCTTCAGCTTAGGGGACCTTCGCGACTTGCCTACGCTGCGTGAATTCACCGAGCTTTCGCCCGAAAACCAGGCCTTGCTGGAACGTCAGCAGCCGCTTGCGGGCGACGATCTCGACCCAGGTACGCCCGCGGTAGAGGTCTTGGCGCAATTGCCTGACTTCGATGACGTCGACGAGGGCGAAGTCGCGATGAATTAG
- a CDS encoding 3'(2'),5'-bisphosphate nucleotidase CysQ — translation MPLTPTSQAVLLATMREVGARVIAMRDAGLTQREKSPGDVVTNADLEASAQLMAEVHRLFPDDRIVSEEAVDEIAGRGGDRIWYIDPIDGTSDYVSGRDGFTIMVGLAIAGHPAFGAVYQPTTGNMYYTVKGRAYRERPGARREILAVSTVAEASDARLVASRSRRTADVDAVKDELAVQHEFNIGSIGLKLCLIACGEFDLYVNPRPRCRLWDTCAPEAILRGAGGELSTLAPAMLSYAAPELALREGLVASNGHIHAEVVAKLRPLFARK, via the coding sequence ATGCCGCTGACGCCGACGTCTCAGGCCGTCTTGCTCGCCACCATGCGCGAGGTCGGAGCGCGCGTCATCGCGATGCGCGACGCGGGACTTACGCAACGCGAAAAGTCCCCCGGCGATGTCGTCACCAACGCCGACCTCGAGGCCTCAGCGCAGCTGATGGCCGAGGTGCACCGCCTGTTTCCTGACGATCGCATTGTCAGCGAGGAGGCGGTCGATGAGATTGCGGGCCGTGGCGGCGATCGCATCTGGTACATCGACCCGATCGACGGCACCAGCGATTACGTCAGCGGGCGCGACGGCTTTACGATCATGGTCGGGCTCGCCATCGCCGGCCATCCAGCCTTCGGCGCGGTGTATCAGCCGACGACCGGTAATATGTACTACACGGTAAAGGGCCGCGCCTATCGCGAACGCCCCGGCGCGCGGCGTGAGATCCTCGCGGTCTCGACCGTGGCCGAGGCCAGCGATGCCAGATTGGTCGCATCGCGGTCGCGGCGCACGGCGGATGTCGACGCGGTCAAGGACGAGCTGGCGGTGCAGCATGAGTTCAACATTGGCTCCATCGGGCTTAAGCTGTGCCTCATTGCCTGCGGCGAGTTTGATCTCTACGTCAATCCGCGGCCGCGTTGTCGGCTGTGGGATACATGCGCGCCCGAGGCAATTTTACGCGGCGCTGGGGGCGAGCTGTCGACGCTGGCCCCAGCCATGTTGTCCTACGCCGCGCCCGAGCTGGCCCTCCGCGAGGGCCTGGTCGCGTCCAATGGGCACATCCACGCCGAGGTCGTCGCGAAATTGCGCCCCCTCTTCGCTCGCAAGTAG
- a CDS encoding protein kinase: MRPLATGGMAQLYLARIAGIGAFERYVVVKVIVPGRAADAMAIKMFLDEARLAASLHHNNIAQVIEVGAENNLHYFVMEYVHGQDLRAILARCGETGRRIPLELGLFIVAAAAAGLQHAHDRKGPDGMPLKIVHRDVSPSNVMIDYDGAVKMVDFGIAKASERSAETQAGTIKGKFAYMSPEQCRGLELDRRSDIFALGIILYETTTQQRAFRADSDFETMQRIVHGRYRKPTSLYPDFPLGLQAIIERALAVDPKARYQHAGELAEAIEQFAVGERLALSSRSMSRFMKELFGEVPEPWIGHRAASAPVLAPPREYTVSDAEARALRSSQAPINMDMDTEADDGLDMDAPTMPVPLTREGRVDEAQLEKNRRRARIDQLVTSPPSAPLAAVPTRVDPPRPVDDGDTERQPKGATTRTAGGAIASAGPVRLTKPVADVASVVLEPQGGAPAERPAPAASKKMPMPIAPATAGKTAAVPVAPAPIAVPRLASTGSTVPPPFASPAAPPAVSPAVVPAAAASLVGKRPDTRQGHFAPPPGATPTADAATGSPAANVTSADIGASTSPAVVPPPPSRPAAPAVSATIPTAQPAASSAPTSSVTDLVLGLPAGMSSEPVHVAALGGQELSELAVQRPATFSADTSSAFAKQLRPSRRSLWLWLAIAAVAVVAVGYAAFGGGGKDQNGRGAIIDAGGALQLPDAALPVDAAIAITPDAQGAVPPVDAPSVDAPVVDTPKTRVVRITSVPKGAQVYVGRKRVGKTPHELTVGVNEAFTVTLKYSRYRDEVVEIAAGETSQHVKLDKRSSSGPGRTTTKPGDPCAFGTPSWNAMACKKSR, from the coding sequence GTGCGTCCGCTCGCCACCGGCGGGATGGCCCAGCTCTATCTCGCGCGCATCGCCGGCATCGGCGCGTTCGAGCGCTACGTCGTGGTCAAGGTGATCGTGCCCGGGCGCGCCGCCGACGCGATGGCGATCAAAATGTTTCTCGATGAGGCGCGCCTCGCGGCGAGCCTGCACCACAATAATATCGCACAAGTCATCGAGGTTGGTGCGGAAAATAATTTGCACTACTTCGTCATGGAGTACGTCCACGGGCAAGACCTGCGCGCGATCCTAGCGCGCTGTGGCGAGACCGGCCGGCGCATCCCGCTCGAGCTGGGCCTGTTTATCGTCGCGGCGGCGGCGGCGGGGCTGCAACACGCCCACGATCGCAAGGGGCCCGACGGCATGCCGCTGAAGATCGTCCACCGCGACGTGTCGCCGTCCAACGTAATGATCGACTACGACGGCGCGGTGAAGATGGTCGATTTTGGCATCGCCAAGGCGTCCGAGCGCTCCGCCGAAACGCAGGCGGGCACCATCAAGGGCAAGTTTGCGTACATGTCGCCCGAGCAGTGCCGCGGCCTCGAGCTCGATCGGCGCAGCGATATTTTCGCGCTCGGCATTATCTTGTACGAGACCACCACGCAGCAGCGCGCGTTTCGCGCCGACAGCGATTTCGAGACGATGCAGCGCATCGTGCACGGCCGTTATCGCAAGCCGACGTCGCTGTATCCCGACTTTCCGCTTGGGCTGCAGGCAATCATCGAGCGTGCGCTCGCGGTTGATCCCAAGGCGCGATACCAGCACGCGGGCGAGCTCGCCGAGGCGATCGAGCAATTCGCCGTGGGGGAGCGCCTGGCGCTATCGTCGCGGTCGATGTCGCGATTCATGAAAGAGCTGTTTGGCGAGGTGCCTGAGCCGTGGATCGGGCATCGCGCGGCCTCGGCGCCCGTGCTCGCCCCGCCGCGCGAGTACACCGTATCCGACGCCGAGGCGCGGGCGCTGCGCTCGTCGCAGGCGCCCATCAACATGGACATGGATACCGAGGCCGACGATGGCCTCGATATGGACGCGCCGACGATGCCCGTGCCGCTCACGCGTGAAGGGCGCGTCGACGAGGCGCAGCTCGAAAAGAATCGCCGCCGCGCGAGAATTGATCAGCTGGTGACAAGCCCGCCGTCGGCGCCGCTTGCCGCCGTGCCGACCCGAGTCGATCCGCCGCGCCCGGTCGATGACGGCGATACCGAACGCCAGCCTAAGGGCGCGACCACGAGGACCGCGGGCGGCGCCATCGCGAGCGCGGGACCCGTGCGGCTTACCAAGCCGGTCGCGGATGTCGCGAGCGTCGTGCTTGAGCCGCAAGGGGGCGCGCCGGCCGAAAGGCCTGCGCCTGCCGCGAGTAAAAAAATGCCGATGCCGATCGCGCCCGCGACGGCCGGCAAGACGGCGGCGGTCCCGGTCGCGCCAGCGCCGATTGCGGTGCCTCGCCTAGCATCGACCGGATCGACAGTGCCGCCACCGTTCGCATCGCCGGCCGCACCGCCTGCTGTTTCGCCTGCTGTGGTACCAGCCGCCGCAGCGTCCCTTGTTGGCAAACGCCCGGATACGCGTCAAGGCCATTTCGCGCCACCACCGGGTGCAACGCCGACGGCCGATGCGGCCACGGGCTCGCCCGCTGCCAATGTCACCAGCGCCGACATTGGCGCTTCAACGTCGCCCGCCGTGGTCCCCCCGCCGCCATCGCGACCGGCTGCGCCTGCGGTTTCGGCAACCATCCCAACGGCACAGCCTGCCGCAAGCTCGGCGCCTACGTCGTCAGTGACCGACCTCGTGCTGGGACTGCCCGCCGGGATGTCCAGCGAGCCGGTGCACGTCGCGGCGCTCGGCGGCCAGGAGTTGTCGGAATTAGCCGTGCAACGCCCCGCAACGTTTTCGGCGGACACGAGCAGCGCGTTCGCCAAGCAGTTGCGTCCAAGCCGGCGGTCGCTATGGTTGTGGCTCGCGATAGCAGCGGTTGCCGTCGTCGCCGTGGGATACGCCGCCTTTGGCGGTGGCGGTAAAGACCAAAATGGGCGCGGCGCTATCATCGATGCCGGTGGAGCGCTGCAGCTACCGGATGCGGCCTTGCCCGTTGACGCCGCGATCGCGATCACGCCCGACGCGCAAGGTGCCGTGCCCCCCGTCGACGCACCTTCGGTCGATGCGCCGGTTGTAGATACGCCTAAGACGCGCGTGGTGCGCATCACGTCAGTGCCCAAGGGCGCACAAGTCTATGTCGGTCGCAAAAGAGTTGGGAAGACGCCGCATGAGCTAACCGTCGGGGTTAACGAGGCGTTCACCGTGACCTTGAAGTATTCGAGATATCGCGATGAGGTGGTTGAGATTGCCGCGGGCGAAACTAGCCAACACGTGAAATTAGACAAGAGGTCGAGCTCAGGGCCTGGACGAACCACGACGAAACCTGGAGATCCATGTGCATTTGGTACTCCCTCGTGGAACGCCATGGCGTGCAAAAAGAGCCGCTAG
- a CDS encoding segregation/condensation protein A: MAAPTTRQGGDTYSVELEMFEGPLDLLLHLVKKHELNILDIPVGFVTEKYLAYLDAWHNLDVDVAAEYLVMAATLCYIKSRELLPRDAVVDADPGEDELLAGEMIDPRAELIRRLLEYQKYREVADGLGNRPVVGRNVWMRGADTEDVVAENVSPDAVAPLAPFPVGKLIEAFDRLMQRAKLKVSHNVIIDRLSVSQKIAELTELIEREASVSFFALFSFIRDGREVSAEELRHEAVVTLLAILELGKLRLIRISQALVSDDAVGEGAEGGERLGGDIMIERATDDLRSRVSETVAGADEYR; encoded by the coding sequence ATGGCGGCACCAACCACGAGGCAGGGCGGCGACACGTATAGTGTCGAGCTCGAAATGTTCGAGGGGCCGCTCGATCTGTTGCTGCACCTGGTAAAAAAGCACGAACTCAATATTCTCGATATCCCCGTCGGCTTTGTCACCGAAAAATACCTCGCCTACCTCGACGCCTGGCACAATTTAGACGTCGATGTTGCCGCCGAATATTTGGTGATGGCGGCGACGCTTTGCTACATCAAGAGCCGCGAGCTCTTGCCGCGCGATGCCGTAGTGGACGCCGACCCGGGCGAGGACGAACTCCTGGCCGGCGAAATGATCGACCCGCGGGCGGAGCTGATTCGCCGCCTGCTCGAGTATCAAAAGTACCGCGAGGTGGCCGATGGCCTCGGCAATCGGCCCGTGGTCGGTCGCAACGTTTGGATGCGCGGCGCCGATACCGAAGATGTCGTGGCCGAAAACGTCAGCCCGGACGCCGTCGCGCCGCTGGCGCCGTTTCCGGTCGGCAAGCTGATCGAGGCCTTCGATCGCCTGATGCAACGCGCCAAGCTCAAGGTCAGCCACAACGTCATCATCGACCGGCTTTCGGTCAGTCAGAAAATCGCCGAACTCACCGAGCTGATCGAGCGCGAGGCGAGCGTTAGCTTTTTTGCGCTATTTTCGTTTATCCGCGATGGGCGCGAGGTCAGCGCCGAGGAGCTGCGGCACGAGGCCGTGGTGACGCTATTGGCAATTTTGGAGCTCGGCAAGTTGCGGCTCATTCGCATCTCGCAGGCTTTGGTGAGCGATGACGCCGTAGGCGAGGGTGCCGAAGGTGGCGAACGCTTGGGCGGCGATATCATGATCGAACGCGCCACCGACGACCTGCGATCGCGGGTTTCCGAGACCGTCGCCGGCGCCGACGAGTATCGCTAG
- a CDS encoding site-2 protease family protein has protein sequence MDTSPENIRFVIQAMVILVLSIGVHEFGHAFVADRLGDGLPRSQGRVTLNPLAHADPIGTFMFPLFGMLAGAAAPGWGRPVMVQPTRFTRRFSMDIGHLFVAIAGPAMNLLFGSLIGVLHIVLIKTGVLGGGSPLHGALQLGVVLNFMLMMFNLIPIAPLDGGTVLRGLLSTKARHTYDQVAVYGPFIVIGFMILPPLRGFITGPAQFLARQLYSLGGIG, from the coding sequence ATGGACACTAGTCCTGAAAACATTCGCTTTGTGATCCAGGCCATGGTCATCCTGGTCTTGTCGATCGGCGTCCACGAATTTGGCCACGCCTTCGTCGCCGATCGCTTGGGCGACGGCCTACCGCGCAGCCAAGGCCGCGTGACGCTCAATCCGCTGGCTCACGCCGATCCGATCGGCACCTTTATGTTTCCGCTGTTTGGCATGCTAGCCGGCGCTGCGGCGCCTGGTTGGGGTCGCCCGGTCATGGTGCAGCCGACACGCTTTACGCGGCGATTTTCGATGGACATCGGCCACTTGTTTGTCGCCATCGCCGGGCCCGCGATGAATTTATTGTTTGGTTCGCTGATCGGTGTGCTGCACATCGTGCTCATCAAGACCGGCGTCTTGGGCGGGGGCTCGCCCCTGCATGGCGCGCTGCAGCTCGGGGTGGTCCTGAACTTCATGCTGATGATGTTCAATCTCATTCCCATCGCGCCGCTTGACGGCGGCACGGTCTTACGCGGCCTGCTCTCAACCAAGGCGCGACATACGTACGACCAGGTCGCCGTCTATGGCCCGTTTATCGTGATTGGCTTTATGATCCTGCCGCCGCTGCGCGGCTTCATTACCGGCCCGGCGCAGTTCCTCGCGCGCCAACTTTACTCACTCGGTGGCATAGGGTAA
- a CDS encoding rRNA pseudouridine synthase, with product MSSKIRLQRFIAQAGIAARRKAEDLIVQGRVKVNGKVVTELGTQVDPTTDMVSVDGQGLHKEDAVYILFNKPKGCITSLADDEGRLTVMDYLPNLPARVAPVGRLDFYTEGVLLLTNDGELASRLLAPKHHVEKTYHVKVRGTLSELNIKQLRRGVTLDDGSKTMPAEVSMLPGESKHSWVAITLHEGKSRQIHRMMEAVGFTVTKLQRVAFGNLTHFGLRVGDARELNQHELNELRTLAGLGPSKGVARGKWTAKREDTELARRAHARGQLEAAAAAGASEPVKGPSAAPPPRAPRPSSTGPRGGAERGSDRGTGRAADRGGRSRPGGAASKRPGSDRPQAGRPALARDSRPARTAGASRAAGASRTAGASRTAGASRSAATAKPKTRTLSSTASGRSAPRDKKPAARALSKRR from the coding sequence ATGTCGAGTAAAATTAGATTGCAGCGGTTCATTGCCCAAGCTGGCATCGCCGCGCGGCGCAAGGCGGAGGACCTCATCGTCCAAGGCCGCGTCAAGGTCAACGGCAAGGTCGTGACCGAGCTCGGCACGCAGGTCGATCCGACCACGGACATGGTGTCGGTGGACGGGCAGGGCCTGCACAAAGAAGACGCCGTCTATATCTTGTTCAATAAGCCCAAGGGCTGCATCACGTCGCTGGCCGATGATGAAGGCCGCCTGACGGTGATGGACTATCTGCCGAACTTGCCGGCCCGCGTTGCCCCGGTGGGGCGACTCGATTTCTACACCGAGGGCGTGCTCTTGCTAACCAACGACGGCGAGCTCGCGTCACGCCTGCTTGCGCCCAAGCACCACGTCGAGAAGACGTATCACGTCAAAGTGCGCGGCACGCTTTCAGAGCTCAACATCAAGCAGCTGCGGCGCGGCGTCACGCTCGACGATGGCAGTAAGACCATGCCGGCCGAAGTTTCGATGCTGCCAGGCGAGAGCAAGCACAGCTGGGTGGCGATCACCCTGCACGAGGGCAAGTCGCGGCAGATTCACCGCATGATGGAGGCGGTTGGGTTCACCGTAACCAAGCTACAACGCGTCGCCTTTGGCAATTTGACGCATTTTGGCCTGCGCGTCGGCGATGCCCGCGAGCTGAACCAACACGAGCTTAACGAGCTGCGCACGCTAGCCGGGCTAGGGCCCAGCAAGGGCGTCGCGCGCGGCAAATGGACCGCCAAGCGCGAAGACACCGAGCTGGCGCGTCGTGCGCATGCGCGGGGTCAGCTCGAAGCGGCTGCGGCGGCTGGCGCCAGCGAACCCGTTAAAGGCCCGAGCGCCGCACCGCCGCCGCGCGCGCCGCGGCCATCGTCGACGGGGCCTCGTGGTGGCGCGGAGCGCGGCTCCGATCGCGGGACGGGTCGCGCTGCCGATCGCGGCGGACGCAGCAGGCCTGGCGGCGCCGCGAGCAAGCGCCCCGGATCGGATAGGCCGCAGGCTGGTCGCCCCGCGCTCGCACGCGATAGTCGACCCGCGCGCACGGCTGGAGCATCGCGCGCGGCTGGGGCATCGCGCACCGCTGGGGCATCGCGCACGGCTGGGGCGTCGCGCAGCGCCGCAACTGCCAAACCCAAGACTCGCACCTTATCCTCCACCGCCAGCGGCCGCAGCGCGCCACGCGATAAAAAGCCGGCGGCCCGAGCGCTTAGCAAACGGCGCTAG
- the tldD gene encoding metalloprotease TldD (responsible for the proteolytic maturation of the E. coli pMccB17 plasmid-encoded microcin B17, an exported protein that targets the essential topoisomerase II DNA gyrase; degrades the E. coli plasmid F-encoded CcdA) — MPVNAPLGLRAPFAPGGLHAIDDALATSLLDAALQSGGDYADLYFEFRVSADYALEEEKVKTVGRGVSLGLGVRVLAGDATGYAYTEDLRPERMLHAARTAGQIAATGARVAPVAANTAQVADYYAVPTLSLVVPVAEKLALLRAADQAARAYDPRIEKVEASFAESLREVLVITSDGRRATDLQPMIRFGVRAVAEDGGKRQAGSSGGGGRLGLEYFGQAERDAAAHGREAARIAITMLGAVDAPAGDMPVVLAAGDSGILLHEAVGHGLEADFNRKKTSNYTDQIGQRVASDLCTVVDDGTIGDSRGTINVDDEGYLPKRNLLIDKGILVGYMHDRLSARHFGVAPSGNGRRESFQSMPLPRMTNTLMLGGQEDPADIIASVTRGVYAKRFSGGQVNISNGDFVFSLTESYLIENGKITAPLKGVNLIGNGPAVLRQLDRLGNDYTLSDGMWTCGKDGQSVPVGVGTPTVRIASITVGGTQR; from the coding sequence ATGCCTGTTAACGCACCCCTTGGGCTTCGCGCCCCCTTTGCCCCTGGAGGCCTGCACGCCATCGATGACGCGCTCGCGACGTCGCTGCTAGACGCCGCGCTGCAAAGTGGCGGTGACTATGCCGACCTATATTTTGAATTTCGCGTTAGCGCCGACTACGCGCTCGAGGAAGAAAAGGTCAAGACCGTTGGCCGCGGCGTTTCGCTCGGCCTTGGCGTCCGCGTCTTGGCTGGCGACGCCACCGGCTATGCCTATACCGAGGATTTGCGACCAGAGCGCATGCTGCATGCGGCGCGCACCGCCGGGCAAATCGCCGCGACGGGCGCGCGGGTGGCACCGGTGGCGGCTAACACCGCCCAGGTTGCCGATTACTACGCGGTTCCAACGCTGTCGCTGGTGGTGCCCGTCGCCGAAAAATTAGCCTTGCTCAGGGCTGCCGATCAGGCGGCGCGCGCCTACGATCCGCGCATCGAAAAGGTCGAGGCTTCGTTCGCCGAGAGCCTGCGCGAGGTGCTGGTGATTACCTCGGATGGCCGCCGCGCCACCGATCTGCAACCGATGATTCGCTTTGGCGTGCGCGCCGTCGCGGAAGACGGCGGCAAGCGCCAAGCCGGCAGCTCGGGCGGCGGCGGACGCCTGGGCCTTGAATACTTTGGCCAGGCGGAGCGCGATGCCGCGGCGCACGGGCGCGAAGCCGCGCGCATCGCCATCACCATGCTGGGCGCCGTCGACGCGCCGGCGGGCGATATGCCGGTCGTGCTTGCGGCGGGTGATTCGGGCATCTTGCTGCACGAGGCGGTGGGGCACGGCCTCGAGGCCGATTTTAATCGCAAGAAAACCTCGAACTACACCGACCAGATCGGCCAGCGCGTCGCCTCAGACCTTTGCACCGTGGTCGATGACGGCACCATTGGCGATAGCCGAGGCACCATCAACGTCGACGACGAAGGCTATCTCCCTAAGCGAAATCTACTCATCGACAAGGGCATCCTGGTTGGCTACATGCACGACCGCCTCAGCGCTCGCCATTTTGGCGTCGCGCCGAGCGGCAATGGGCGGCGCGAATCGTTTCAGTCCATGCCGCTGCCGCGCATGACGAACACGCTGATGCTCGGCGGGCAGGAAGACCCCGCGGACATCATTGCCTCGGTGACGCGAGGCGTGTACGCCAAGCGGTTTTCGGGTGGGCAGGTCAATATTTCCAACGGCGATTTCGTGTTCTCGTTGACCGAGAGCTACCTCATCGAAAATGGCAAGATCACCGCGCCGCTCAAAGGCGTCAATCTAATCGGCAATGGGCCCGCCGTGCTGCGGCAGCTCGACCGCCTGGGCAACGACTATACGCTTTCGGATGGCATGTGGACGTGTGGCAAGGATGGCCAGTCGGTGCCGGTTGGCGTCGGCACGCCGACGGTCCGCATCGCAAGCATCACGGTGGGAGGCACGCAACGATGA